One Falsibacillus pallidus DNA segment encodes these proteins:
- a CDS encoding group-specific protein: MGMGWMVSLIVTVVIIGLIMAVMLPMNQKYIVKENGKINYKKTKIFLRWNVFDTLTLGLAIYSIICIQVLNMLISFGEDRENVYVQFFTNQGQVWTLISVIYLLVRISNTLKSIKARWGDSIE; the protein is encoded by the coding sequence ATGGGGATGGGATGGATGGTTTCGCTGATCGTTACGGTTGTAATCATTGGGTTAATCATGGCGGTCATGCTGCCGATGAATCAAAAATATATCGTAAAAGAGAACGGGAAAATCAATTATAAAAAGACGAAGATATTCCTGCGGTGGAATGTGTTTGATACGTTGACATTGGGGCTGGCAATCTATTCGATTATCTGTATACAGGTCTTAAATATGCTCATTTCCTTTGGGGAAGACAGGGAGAATGTCTATGTCCAATTTTTCACCAACCAAGGACAGGTATGGACGCTCATCTCAGTAATCTATTTGCTTGTCCGCATTTCAAATACGCTGAAATCCATCAAAGCAAGATGGGGGGATTCCATTGAGTGA